In a single window of the bacterium genome:
- a CDS encoding HAD family hydrolase → MSKKIHVISFDVDGTLVEQKFNELIWENDIPALVAGSRKWDFEQAKDFCLSEYAKLGDKDLRWYNIEYWLEKFNLPISAKEIFKKREKSIVVYSDVLPVLEKLKKQGFKIIVITCMPRIFLKEKIQKFDRHFDEVFSTVSDFKQVKSPEIYLHVSNLIKSSPSDILHIGDHHTLDYEFSLEAGYKSILIQREEKTKDFSISNLQEIFNFL, encoded by the coding sequence ATGAGTAAGAAAATTCATGTTATCTCTTTTGATGTAGACGGCACATTAGTTGAACAAAAGTTTAACGAACTCATATGGGAAAATGATATTCCTGCTTTGGTTGCCGGAAGCAGGAAATGGGATTTCGAGCAAGCAAAAGATTTTTGTCTTAGCGAATATGCGAAGTTAGGAGACAAAGATTTGCGCTGGTATAATATTGAATATTGGCTTGAGAAGTTCAATCTCCCAATATCAGCCAAAGAGATATTCAAGAAAAGAGAAAAATCAATCGTGGTCTATTCCGATGTTTTACCTGTTCTTGAAAAACTTAAAAAGCAAGGATTTAAAATAATCGTTATTACCTGTATGCCTCGAATTTTTCTGAAAGAAAAAATCCAAAAATTTGACCGCCATTTCGATGAAGTCTTTTCAACGGTAAGTGATTTTAAGCAAGTCAAATCCCCTGAAATTTATCTTCATGTCTCGAACCTTATTAAATCCTCTCCATCCGATATTTTGCATATAGGCGACCATCATACATTGGATTATGAGTTTTCTCTTGAAGCAGGGTATAAAAGTATTCTTATCCAGAGAGAAGAAAAGACAAAAGATTTTAGCATTTCCAATCTCCAAGAAATATTTAATTTCTTGTAA
- the xerC gene encoding tyrosine recombinase XerC, translated as MENEKLNQFLKFLRVEKNLSENTLTSYRTDLIQFNKFLNEHYTTITLSGIETTHIRDFLTTLYSDGYSSSSIGRKIATLRSFFKFAIRNEWLDSNPCSLISSPKKKGTLPEPMSVEEIETILSLPGNDHLSIRNRAILETLYSTGIRVSELTGMNIDSIDFVGGTIKVKGKGRKERIIPIGDKALEAISAYFNKRNMFFDSLRSDLHVNREALFLNNWGGRLTAGSVKKFAHQYIKEAAIKRNVSAHSFRHSFATHLLERGANLRAVQELLGHASLSTTQIYTHLTTKRLKKVYDKTHPRA; from the coding sequence ATGGAGAATGAAAAACTAAACCAGTTTTTAAAATTCCTGCGGGTAGAAAAAAATTTATCGGAAAACACTTTAACAAGTTATAGAACAGACCTTATTCAATTTAATAAGTTTTTGAACGAACATTATACGACTATAACGTTGAGCGGAATTGAAACTACGCATATCAGAGATTTTCTGACTACTCTTTATAGTGACGGTTATAGTTCAAGTTCAATAGGCAGGAAAATAGCAACATTACGTTCATTTTTTAAATTTGCCATTAGGAATGAATGGCTCGATTCCAATCCTTGCTCTCTTATTTCAAGCCCAAAAAAGAAAGGCACATTGCCTGAACCTATGAGTGTAGAAGAAATTGAGACAATTCTGTCTTTGCCGGGTAATGACCATTTAAGCATAAGAAATAGAGCTATTTTGGAAACCTTGTATTCAACAGGAATACGTGTTTCTGAGCTTACAGGTATGAATATTGACAGTATAGATTTTGTAGGAGGAACAATAAAGGTAAAAGGTAAAGGGAGAAAAGAAAGGATAATTCCTATAGGAGATAAAGCGCTTGAAGCAATAAGTGCTTACTTTAATAAAAGAAATATGTTTTTCGATTCGCTTCGAAGCGATTTGCATGTAAATAGAGAAGCTCTATTTTTAAATAATTGGGGAGGAAGGCTTACTGCAGGAAGTGTAAAGAAATTTGCGCACCAATATATAAAAGAAGCTGCTATTAAAAGAAACGTATCTGCCCATAGTTTCCGTCACAGCTTCGCAACTCATCTTTTGGAAAGAGGCGCTAACTTAAGGGCAGTGCAGGAATTACTCGGACATGCTTCTTTATCAACGACACAAATATACACACATCTGACCACAAAAAGACTCAAGAAAGTTTATGATAAAACACATCCTCGCGCATAG
- the topA gene encoding type I DNA topoisomerase, translating into MSKKKSLIKGSLIIVESPAKARTIQSFLGKGYKVSASMGHIKNLPNSKLGVDVEHDFEPTYTVIKGKKKILKELKSEAKKYSQVLLAADADREGETICAHLAEEISPVNKNISRILFHEITSSAIKESLEHITAIDVSKVDSGKARRVLDRLVGYKISPLLWKKVRKGLSAGRVQTVALKIVVDREKEIQAFVPEEYYLVLGKFSTQNNEEFSSQLKEFKGKKITKFPKDEVFDIKTDIEKQNFVVKSITTREEKRNAPPPFITSSLQQQAHSIFRFSAQRTMRIAQQLYEGVNVGDELTGLITYMRTDSFNISKSAQTKARELILKKFGKEYLPSSPPKFKAKKGAQEAHEAIRPTNVELSPEKIKEYLDPLQLKIYTLIYTRFLGSQMTQKITEVNTIKLLGGDYVFVTESRKTKFDGYTVLLNKEEKEVNVLPILKEQEKVNLLDINLEQKFTQPPQRYSEGTLIRKLEEEGIGRPSTYAPIMNTIKDRDYIRSVKGALHPSELGTVVVELLIENFPKIFYEQFTSEMEQSLDEVEEGKKKWSDIVKDFYTSFEPVLNKASVDMKNIKKEREIITDEKCPECDGKLIIKEGRFGPFMACLNFPTCRYTKRILKKVGVKCPNQNCSGEIVEMRNKRGRVFYGCSNYPQCRWIASYLPSEKKQNTEDSQQMTEKQPTGDRGQNTEDKEQTTENGEQNTEESDI; encoded by the coding sequence ATGTCAAAGAAAAAGTCGCTTATAAAAGGTTCGCTTATAATTGTTGAGTCTCCTGCAAAGGCGCGAACTATTCAATCTTTTCTTGGGAAAGGATATAAAGTTAGCGCAAGTATGGGGCATATAAAAAATTTACCGAATAGCAAATTAGGGGTTGATGTTGAGCATGATTTTGAACCCACTTACACTGTTATCAAAGGAAAAAAGAAAATCCTCAAAGAGCTAAAAAGCGAGGCTAAAAAATATTCACAAGTTCTTCTTGCGGCTGATGCTGATAGGGAAGGGGAAACAATCTGCGCCCATTTAGCTGAAGAAATAAGTCCCGTTAATAAAAATATTTCCAGAATTTTGTTTCACGAAATTACTTCTTCTGCTATCAAAGAATCACTGGAACATATTACTGCAATAGATGTAAGTAAAGTTGATTCGGGTAAGGCAAGGAGAGTTCTGGACCGACTCGTAGGTTATAAAATCTCGCCTTTGTTGTGGAAAAAAGTAAGAAAAGGATTATCTGCGGGTAGGGTTCAAACAGTTGCTTTGAAAATCGTTGTGGATAGAGAAAAAGAAATACAGGCATTTGTTCCGGAAGAATATTATTTGGTTCTTGGCAAATTTTCTACGCAAAACAATGAAGAATTTTCCTCTCAACTTAAAGAATTTAAAGGTAAAAAGATTACAAAATTTCCTAAGGATGAAGTTTTTGATATAAAAACCGATATAGAAAAACAAAACTTTGTTGTAAAAAGTATTACTACTAGAGAAGAAAAAAGAAATGCTCCTCCTCCTTTTATTACAAGTTCATTGCAACAGCAAGCTCACAGCATATTTAGATTTTCTGCTCAAAGGACGATGAGAATAGCACAGCAATTATACGAAGGTGTTAATGTCGGAGATGAGTTGACAGGGCTTATTACTTACATGAGAACAGATTCTTTTAATATTAGTAAAAGTGCTCAAACTAAAGCGAGAGAATTGATACTTAAAAAATTCGGCAAAGAATATCTTCCTTCTTCTCCCCCCAAATTCAAGGCAAAAAAGGGCGCCCAGGAAGCACATGAAGCTATACGCCCGACGAATGTTGAGCTTTCCCCTGAAAAAATAAAAGAATATTTAGACCCTCTTCAATTAAAAATATACACACTGATATACACCCGGTTTTTAGGTTCCCAAATGACTCAAAAGATAACGGAAGTGAACACTATAAAACTATTAGGCGGAGATTATGTGTTTGTAACCGAAAGTAGAAAAACAAAGTTTGACGGCTATACAGTTCTTCTTAATAAGGAAGAGAAAGAAGTAAATGTGTTGCCTATTTTAAAAGAACAAGAAAAAGTAAATTTATTAGATATTAATCTCGAGCAGAAATTTACACAACCGCCTCAGCGTTACAGTGAAGGAACGCTTATCAGGAAATTGGAAGAAGAAGGTATAGGTCGTCCTTCGACTTATGCTCCGATAATGAATACTATTAAAGACAGGGATTATATAAGAAGCGTGAAAGGCGCGCTTCATCCTTCGGAACTTGGTACAGTTGTGGTTGAATTGCTTATTGAGAATTTCCCCAAAATATTTTACGAACAATTTACTTCCGAAATGGAACAAAGCCTTGATGAGGTTGAAGAAGGCAAGAAAAAATGGTCGGATATAGTGAAAGATTTTTATACGTCTTTTGAACCAGTTTTGAATAAAGCATCGGTGGATATGAAAAATATAAAAAAAGAAAGAGAAATAATTACCGATGAGAAATGTCCCGAATGCGATGGGAAATTAATTATAAAAGAAGGTAGATTCGGACCGTTTATGGCATGTTTGAACTTCCCCACGTGCCGATACACAAAACGAATATTGAAAAAAGTTGGCGTAAAGTGTCCAAATCAGAATTGTTCCGGCGAAATAGTAGAAATGAGAAATAAAAGAGGTAGGGTATTCTACGGATGCAGTAACTATCCTCAATGCAGATGGATTGCTTCTTATTTGCCGTCTGAGAAAAAACAGAACACAGAAGACAGTCAACAGATGACAGAAAAACAACCAACAGGAGACAGAGGACAGAATACAGAAGACAAGGAACAGACAACAGAAAACGGAGAACAGAATACGGAAGAATCCGACATCTGA
- the hisA gene encoding 1-(5-phosphoribosyl)-5-[(5-phosphoribosylamino)methylideneamino]imidazole-4-carboxamide isomerase, with protein MLIIPAIDLMDGKVVRLTKGDFTTSKIYSDDPVAVAKDWQEKGAKRIHIVDLDGAKTGECKNLDAVKKITEELKIPVQLGGGIRSFGMARKVLDCGARWLILGTNALLDEKFLKEIMSSFPDKIIVSADIKNEKIYVKGWKESSSLDIFSFITKLGEMKVSSLIVTDIQQDGMLEGVNVEFFTKICKISPVPIIVAGGVSFLEDIKHLSVIKGIEGIIIGKALYEGRIKLEEAIKINSKITPRNSENFRD; from the coding sequence ATGTTAATAATTCCTGCTATAGATTTAATGGATGGCAAAGTAGTGAGACTTACTAAAGGAGATTTCACTACAAGCAAAATTTATTCCGATGACCCTGTTGCAGTTGCTAAAGATTGGCAGGAAAAAGGAGCGAAAAGAATACATATAGTAGACCTTGACGGAGCCAAAACTGGAGAATGTAAGAACCTAGATGCTGTAAAAAAAATAACTGAAGAACTTAAAATCCCTGTGCAGTTGGGGGGCGGGATAAGAAGTTTTGGTATGGCTCGAAAAGTTTTGGACTGTGGAGCAAGATGGCTTATATTGGGAACAAACGCGCTTTTAGATGAAAAATTTTTAAAAGAAATCATGTCTTCTTTTCCTGATAAAATTATTGTTTCAGCTGATATTAAAAACGAGAAGATATATGTTAAGGGATGGAAAGAAAGTTCATCTTTAGATATTTTTTCATTTATTACAAAACTTGGCGAAATGAAGGTGTCTTCCTTGATAGTTACCGATATTCAACAAGATGGAATGCTTGAAGGTGTGAATGTTGAATTCTTTACTAAAATTTGCAAAATAAGTCCCGTTCCTATTATAGTAGCAGGTGGAGTTTCTTTTTTGGAGGATATAAAACATCTTTCAGTTATAAAAGGAATTGAAGGGATTATAATAGGTAAGGCGTTATATGAAGGTAGAATAAAATTGGAAGAAGCGATTAAGATAAATTCAAAAATCACCCCTAGAAATTCAGAGAATTTCAGGGACTAA
- the hisB gene encoding imidazoleglycerol-phosphate dehydratase HisB, whose amino-acid sequence MARIGRIERETKETKISVVLNLDGEGKSEISTGIPFLDHMLTLFSKHGLFDLELKASGDLDVDIHHTNEDIGLCLGDALSEALSSKEGIKRFGSSFVPMDEALTRVVLDISGRASFYLYSEKIEFPNPLEKDKYDGPNLKHFLQSFAQRGGLNLHISILKGEDFHHISESIFKGLGKALDEATRIDPRIKGIPSTKGTL is encoded by the coding sequence ATGGCAAGAATAGGTAGAATAGAAAGAGAAACAAAAGAAACAAAAATCAGTGTAGTACTCAACCTTGACGGTGAGGGCAAATCTGAAATTTCTACAGGCATCCCTTTTTTGGACCACATGCTTACACTTTTTTCAAAACACGGACTTTTTGATTTAGAATTGAAGGCCAGTGGTGACTTAGACGTAGACATACATCATACAAATGAAGACATAGGATTATGCCTTGGAGATGCGTTATCAGAAGCATTAAGTAGTAAGGAAGGGATTAAAAGATTTGGCTCTTCCTTTGTTCCCATGGACGAAGCTTTAACAAGAGTAGTTCTTGACATAAGTGGAAGAGCTTCATTTTATCTTTATTCAGAAAAAATAGAATTCCCTAATCCTTTAGAAAAAGATAAATATGACGGACCGAATTTAAAACATTTCTTGCAAAGTTTTGCACAGCGAGGCGGATTAAATTTACATATTTCTATTTTAAAAGGGGAAGATTTTCATCATATTTCAGAATCAATTTTTAAAGGATTGGGAAAAGCTTTGGATGAAGCTACAAGAATAGATCCAAGAATCAAAGGCATACCTTCTACTAAAGGAACGTTATAA
- a CDS encoding GIY-YIG nuclease family protein produces the protein MYVYILKSKKDESFYIGSTKNVNERLKQHNKGYNVSTKKKIPWVLIRTEKYNDKSLALKREKFLKSGKGREVLKNLCSLRKV, from the coding sequence ATGTATGTTTATATATTAAAAAGTAAAAAAGATGAAAGTTTTTATATCGGTTCGACAAAAAATGTGAACGAGAGATTAAAACAGCATAATAAGGGATATAATGTTTCTACTAAAAAGAAGATTCCTTGGGTTTTAATTAGAACTGAAAAATATAATGATAAGTCTTTAGCATTAAAACGTGAGAAATTTTTAAAGAGTGGTAAAGGCAGAGAAGTCTTAAAGAATCTATGTTCTTTAAGAAAAGTTTAA